The proteins below are encoded in one region of Nitrospira sp.:
- a CDS encoding ChaN family lipoprotein, whose amino-acid sequence MRRCGLGTGMRRWNRIGGVLAIALLLVGLWGCQTKGPAAVPTVQPWSDWAPGQLLDTKTGLAVPMDKWLEQLTGYDVIYLGEEHHNRFHIDAALTVLRLLTDRGRRPVLAMEMFGWDGQPALDAYLASKDAARGDFLEQVGWKQNWGGAFEDYEPLVQFAREHQLTLLAMNPPKPLIRQVVKQGLEKTKEQPEWRQWGMEGETIVDDAAYRARILSQLQACHGGGAPEDYLTMYEASMVRDEGMAKTVAAALNRVRAGADPAQGPVVSYTGGGHVQYRLPVPNRVARRVPSGLRQVTVYLATFEPDRAAELYQSMQEGIADFVWLTPPGSQGAPRRCR is encoded by the coding sequence ATGCGTAGATGTGGCCTGGGTACAGGTATGAGGCGGTGGAATAGAATCGGCGGGGTGCTCGCCATAGCCCTGCTGTTGGTGGGGCTTTGGGGGTGCCAGACGAAGGGCCCAGCGGCAGTCCCAACAGTTCAACCGTGGAGCGACTGGGCGCCGGGACAACTGCTGGATACGAAGACCGGTCTTGCGGTGCCGATGGACAAATGGTTGGAACAACTGACCGGGTACGACGTCATCTATCTGGGAGAGGAGCACCACAATCGTTTCCATATTGACGCGGCTCTGACTGTGCTGCGGTTGCTTACAGATCGCGGACGCCGGCCGGTGCTGGCGATGGAGATGTTTGGATGGGACGGGCAACCTGCGCTTGATGCCTACCTTGCGTCGAAAGACGCGGCCCGCGGAGATTTTCTGGAGCAGGTGGGATGGAAGCAGAACTGGGGCGGCGCATTCGAAGACTATGAGCCGTTGGTGCAGTTTGCCCGAGAGCATCAACTCACGCTGCTAGCGATGAATCCGCCAAAGCCGCTGATCCGCCAGGTCGTCAAGCAGGGGCTTGAGAAGACGAAAGAGCAGCCGGAGTGGCGTCAGTGGGGAATGGAGGGGGAGACCATTGTCGATGACGCCGCCTACCGCGCTCGCATCTTGTCACAACTTCAGGCCTGCCACGGGGGTGGCGCTCCTGAAGACTATCTGACGATGTATGAGGCATCCATGGTACGGGATGAAGGGATGGCCAAGACGGTGGCAGCTGCCCTCAATAGGGTTCGAGCGGGGGCGGATCCTGCCCAAGGCCCTGTGGTGAGTTACACGGGCGGGGGCCATGTCCAGTATCGATTGCCCGTTCCGAACCGGGTGGCGCGGCGGGTGCCTTCTGGCCTTAGACAAGTGACGGTCTATCTGGCGACCTTTGAGCCGGATCGGGCCGCCGAACTGTATCAATCGATGCAGGAGGGCATCGCGGATTTTGTCTGGTTGACGCCGCCGGGATCTCAAGGCGCTCCTCGACGGTGCCGATAA
- a CDS encoding ABC transporter permease codes for MMPFWLTMGWRELRSAWRHFLYFLACITLGVGAVVGVSLFSANVERAVLKEARGLLGGDLEIRLSRPMGEAGLAVITQLAERGIVTTRVRELVAMVARIDRAAGGVDVTQLVELKAVEPGYPLYGVVRTEPDRPLTELLHPSSSLCRAVCHGAVVQDGLLIRLGLAVGDAIKIGQVSFVITGVIGTEPDRMANMFSLGPRVLISQEGLAAANLIQPGSRLRERHLLKLPGTMTPLPLLHELRGRLAAESARVSSYRDAQPQLKQFLDQLARYLGLIGLTALFVGGIGVALSIQAFLREKLHAIAILKTVGADTPTIIASYLGQAVGLGLLGSAAGIGIGVVLQSVLPQAVSTVLATDVLQQIEFSGVLSRSAWAPLVKGVALGVLTTLLFSLWPLLTIRDIKPASIFRRDVEGPSSPAVLRDTSWWTRAVRLITADPVRAATAVGIGLGLAGLSVWQAGSFAIGGLFIAGLVVALLVLTVAAHLLLWGLRAMPVPRVMSVRQALGNLQRPGAQTLGVMVAIGVGVMVILAIGLLEHALVRQVGENRPSDSPTFFFIDIQPDQVAPFTELVHRRTGDLAPDITPLVRSRLHAIDGRVLTADRESEPEEPPDQSREEKRKNWYVNREYVLTFLDEVPKDNRIVRGTWWKPGQQFVRPQVSVEEEAAKNLGIDVGMVVDLNIQGTILQAEVSSIRKVEWGNFSTNFYLIMSPGSLDGAPMTYVATVRVAPRDEAAFQSAVVAAFPNVTAINIGEVLGSFARVLDRLSLAIRAVAMFCLLAGALVMAAALAATRYRRLYEAVILKALGATRGLLARSFAAEYALLGCVAGTIGVVLASAFSWAILRYILELPWALEPELLGIGLGCTILLTLLVGFLSTYRLLGQPPLSVLRHE; via the coding sequence ATGATGCCATTCTGGCTCACGATGGGCTGGCGGGAATTGCGATCCGCCTGGCGCCATTTCCTCTACTTTCTGGCCTGTATTACCTTGGGCGTCGGTGCGGTCGTCGGCGTGTCCCTCTTTTCGGCGAATGTTGAACGTGCTGTGCTGAAGGAAGCGCGGGGCTTGCTGGGTGGAGATCTGGAAATTCGCCTGTCCAGACCCATGGGAGAGGCCGGCCTGGCGGTGATCACGCAGCTCGCGGAGCGTGGGATTGTCACCACCCGCGTGCGCGAGCTCGTGGCGATGGTGGCTCGAATCGATCGTGCCGCGGGTGGAGTCGATGTCACACAGCTGGTTGAATTGAAGGCGGTCGAGCCGGGATACCCGCTCTATGGCGTGGTGCGGACGGAGCCGGATCGCCCGCTCACAGAACTGCTGCATCCTTCCAGTAGTCTCTGTCGAGCGGTCTGCCACGGCGCAGTGGTGCAGGACGGGCTGTTGATTCGTTTGGGCCTGGCCGTCGGCGACGCGATCAAGATCGGGCAAGTGTCCTTCGTCATCACCGGAGTCATCGGTACTGAGCCGGACCGTATGGCCAACATGTTCAGCCTGGGGCCACGGGTGCTGATTTCCCAGGAGGGGCTGGCTGCGGCCAATCTGATTCAACCAGGCAGTCGGTTGCGCGAGCGGCACCTGTTGAAACTGCCGGGAACCATGACGCCCTTGCCCCTGCTCCACGAACTGCGCGGTCGGCTGGCCGCAGAGTCCGCACGAGTCTCCTCCTATCGGGATGCCCAACCTCAGCTCAAGCAGTTTCTCGATCAATTGGCTCGGTATTTGGGATTGATCGGCCTGACCGCGTTGTTTGTCGGCGGAATTGGTGTGGCCCTGTCGATTCAGGCATTTCTACGGGAGAAGCTGCACGCTATCGCAATTCTGAAAACCGTGGGGGCGGATACGCCAACCATCATCGCCTCCTACCTGGGGCAGGCGGTCGGATTGGGTTTGCTGGGCAGTGCAGCAGGCATCGGGATTGGTGTCGTGCTGCAATCAGTCCTGCCGCAGGCTGTGTCCACCGTCCTGGCGACCGATGTGCTGCAGCAGATCGAATTTTCAGGTGTGCTCTCACGTTCCGCCTGGGCTCCGCTCGTGAAGGGCGTGGCGTTAGGCGTGCTGACAACACTGTTGTTCAGTCTGTGGCCTCTGCTCACGATTCGTGACATCAAGCCGGCTTCGATTTTCCGGCGCGATGTGGAAGGGCCGTCCTCGCCGGCGGTGCTGCGGGACACATCCTGGTGGACACGAGCAGTCCGCTTGATCACGGCGGATCCCGTTCGTGCGGCCACAGCTGTCGGCATTGGACTAGGCCTGGCGGGGCTGTCTGTATGGCAGGCGGGCTCGTTCGCCATCGGTGGACTGTTTATCGCCGGGTTAGTGGTGGCTTTGCTGGTGCTGACGGTTGCGGCTCATCTGTTGCTGTGGGGATTGCGCGCGATGCCGGTGCCGCGGGTCATGTCTGTCCGGCAGGCGCTCGGCAATCTGCAACGTCCTGGCGCACAGACGCTCGGAGTGATGGTCGCGATCGGTGTCGGGGTGATGGTCATTCTCGCGATCGGCTTGCTGGAGCATGCGCTGGTGCGACAAGTCGGCGAGAATCGGCCATCCGATTCGCCGACCTTTTTCTTTATCGACATTCAGCCGGATCAAGTGGCTCCGTTTACCGAGTTGGTCCATCGGCGGACCGGTGACCTTGCGCCGGACATCACTCCGCTCGTTCGCTCTCGGCTGCATGCCATCGACGGTCGAGTCCTTACCGCGGATCGTGAATCCGAACCGGAAGAGCCGCCCGATCAGTCACGCGAGGAGAAACGCAAGAATTGGTATGTGAACCGTGAGTACGTCCTGACCTTTCTGGATGAAGTGCCAAAAGACAACCGGATCGTGCGAGGCACGTGGTGGAAGCCGGGACAACAGTTTGTACGACCACAGGTGTCGGTGGAGGAGGAGGCGGCGAAAAATCTCGGGATCGATGTCGGCATGGTCGTGGACCTCAACATCCAGGGCACGATTCTGCAGGCCGAGGTGAGTAGCATTCGGAAAGTCGAGTGGGGAAATTTTTCGACCAATTTCTACTTGATCATGTCGCCAGGCTCATTGGATGGAGCGCCGATGACCTATGTGGCGACGGTTCGTGTGGCGCCCCGGGATGAGGCGGCATTCCAGTCGGCCGTAGTGGCCGCGTTTCCCAATGTCACCGCGATCAACATCGGGGAGGTATTGGGCAGTTTCGCCCGGGTGCTCGATCGTCTGTCGCTGGCCATTCGCGCCGTTGCGATGTTTTGCCTCTTGGCTGGCGCGTTGGTGATGGCGGCCGCATTAGCTGCGACGCGGTATCGGCGGCTCTACGAGGCAGTCATTCTAAAAGCACTTGGCGCGACCCGCGGGCTGCTCGCTCGGTCCTTTGCGGCCGAATATGCACTGCTGGGTTGCGTGGCGGGCACTATTGGCGTGGTGCTCGCGAGTGCGTTTTCCTGGGCGATCCTGCGGTATATTTTGGAATTGCCCTGGGCGCTGGAGCCTGAACTGCTGGGAATCGGGCTGGGTTGCACCATCCTGCTCACGCTTCTGGTGGGATTCCTCAGCACCTACCGTCTGCTCGGGCAACCTCCCTTGAGCGTGCTGCGGCACGAATAA
- a CDS encoding arylesterase produces MTTRFALLPCNARHGAGCLAMLLLIGLSGCDPSTGPTSAPTPTAGSTQQVATNETRPQAPPALTPIPSADTRRKIVAFGDSLTAGLGVAPEQSYPAQLQKRLDTLGVPYQVVNAGVSGDTSAGGLRRVSWVLAGNPHLVILELGGNDGLRGLSLPETRSHLDAIIQRLKSANVQVILAGMKLPPNYGKEYTSKFETMYRDLAHVHSLPLIPFLLEGVGGNTSLNQADGIHPTAEGYRIVVETVLKSLLPILHGQTGAQSGTQKKA; encoded by the coding sequence ATGACCACTCGCTTCGCACTTCTCCCCTGCAACGCACGCCACGGTGCAGGCTGCCTCGCAATGCTGCTTCTCATTGGTCTATCTGGGTGTGATCCATCAACTGGGCCGACGTCGGCGCCTACGCCGACCGCCGGTTCGACGCAACAGGTCGCGACGAATGAGACGCGCCCTCAGGCACCCCCAGCCTTAACGCCCATTCCGTCGGCTGACACTCGCCGCAAAATTGTCGCGTTCGGCGATAGCCTCACGGCCGGCCTGGGAGTCGCGCCCGAACAGTCCTATCCCGCACAGTTACAGAAACGGCTCGATACGCTTGGTGTACCCTACCAAGTCGTGAACGCCGGGGTCAGCGGCGACACCTCTGCAGGCGGGCTCCGCCGTGTCTCCTGGGTCCTCGCAGGCAACCCACATCTCGTGATCCTCGAATTGGGAGGGAACGACGGCTTACGGGGATTGAGCCTACCGGAAACCCGGTCTCACCTAGACGCGATTATCCAGCGACTGAAAAGCGCGAATGTGCAGGTGATCCTGGCAGGAATGAAATTACCACCCAACTATGGCAAAGAGTATACGAGTAAGTTCGAGACCATGTACCGGGATCTGGCCCACGTTCATTCGCTTCCTCTGATTCCCTTCTTGCTGGAAGGGGTGGGGGGCAACACCTCGCTAAATCAGGCCGACGGCATTCATCCCACTGCGGAGGGCTATCGAATTGTTGTGGAGACCGTGTTGAAGAGCCTGCTGCCAATACTACACGGGCAGACGGGCGCGCAGAGCGGGACACAAAAGAAGGCGTGA
- a CDS encoding DUF3488 domain-containing protein, whose product MPLDQAFRLSSILLAATGLASLTFAIALPLWLLVLAGGAFAMALLRIRHPGVSSETMRHVRLSALTWNIFLLLAFAGFWIDLLLISQEVLPAGIHFLVLLLVNKLSNLDLRRDFLHLYAISLIALLASAALTTQIWYAPFFFIYLVIGVWTLLLYHLTQEQEEQAGHSDGAVPAMPSVSAFPRLTSRLFWTTNLMAAGAFGFTLLFFFSIPRVGVGLFQHNQGDSLRTTGFSEQVDLGVIGPVKQDPSIVMRVELPDRLDREFRQDPLYLRGVAYNRYDGKSWSTSLPQRRMLTELPEGTFSVRMSGTKPPPTTRPLRQDILLEPLDTAVLFGAPLLTGVKGNFLSVQSDLTGSLHLPFPLHSRTQYTAYSVSPSLHATEKDATALRYPEFILQHYLHTPAVSPHITELARRITEPATSVAQAVSLVHSHLLTHYRYSLDVPSLQSTHPLEDFLLTRKTGYCEHYATAMVVLLRTVGIPARLVTGFLATEWNEFGGYYTVRQRDAHAWVEVYFPQSGWITIDPTPPAPGAVGPTWWHTAAGAMDSMRLKWDRLFVHYSAHDQFTVVQGIRESGEAVRAGLSETMIALAAQAVAIIGRTGTALTPADLPRHAAIILLILAASYAGVTLVRQYQSRGTPPSRFSAQQHAVIMLYTDMVQCCARQGLTKSASTTPQEFVHNIQERWSEAWPLVESVTQLYARVRFGEAELTAAEIASAEQDLHHLRSLARSAKPDLSR is encoded by the coding sequence ATGCCGCTGGATCAGGCCTTCCGGCTTAGCTCAATCCTCTTGGCAGCAACCGGGTTGGCGAGCCTGACGTTCGCCATTGCCCTGCCGCTCTGGCTCCTTGTCCTGGCCGGCGGCGCCTTTGCCATGGCACTGCTGCGGATTCGGCACCCCGGCGTTTCCTCGGAGACCATGCGTCACGTCCGGCTATCCGCCCTGACCTGGAATATCTTTCTCCTCCTCGCCTTCGCCGGATTCTGGATCGACCTGCTGCTGATTTCTCAGGAAGTCCTACCAGCCGGGATTCACTTCCTCGTGCTGCTCCTGGTGAACAAACTTTCCAACCTCGACCTACGCCGCGACTTTCTCCATCTGTACGCCATCAGCTTGATCGCACTCCTGGCGTCAGCCGCCTTGACGACCCAGATCTGGTACGCCCCGTTTTTCTTCATCTACCTGGTCATCGGAGTCTGGACATTACTCCTGTATCACCTGACGCAAGAACAGGAAGAGCAGGCCGGTCATTCGGATGGTGCCGTCCCAGCGATGCCGTCTGTCTCAGCATTTCCACGCTTGACGTCTCGGCTATTCTGGACCACCAATTTGATGGCGGCCGGCGCATTCGGCTTCACGCTGCTGTTTTTCTTCTCCATTCCACGGGTCGGGGTAGGGCTCTTTCAGCATAATCAAGGGGACAGTTTGCGGACCACCGGATTTTCCGAGCAGGTCGATCTAGGCGTCATCGGTCCGGTCAAGCAGGACCCGAGTATCGTCATGCGAGTGGAGCTGCCTGACCGCCTCGACCGCGAATTCCGACAGGATCCGTTGTATCTACGCGGCGTGGCGTACAACCGCTACGACGGAAAATCGTGGAGTACTAGCCTGCCACAGCGGCGGATGCTGACCGAACTCCCCGAAGGCACCTTCTCGGTCCGTATGTCAGGGACCAAACCGCCACCCACAACTCGGCCCCTCCGACAGGACATTTTGCTTGAGCCTCTCGACACGGCCGTACTCTTCGGGGCTCCGCTGCTGACGGGGGTCAAAGGCAATTTCCTCTCCGTCCAATCGGACCTGACCGGGTCATTGCATCTGCCGTTCCCCCTTCATTCCCGAACGCAGTACACCGCGTACTCCGTGTCCCCGAGCCTGCACGCGACGGAGAAGGACGCCACGGCCCTGCGATACCCGGAGTTTATTCTCCAACATTACCTTCACACGCCTGCCGTGAGTCCTCACATCACGGAGCTCGCGCGCCGGATTACCGAGCCCGCGACCAGCGTGGCGCAGGCAGTCTCGCTGGTCCACAGCCATTTGTTGACTCACTACCGCTACAGCCTGGACGTTCCCTCCCTGCAATCCACGCATCCGCTTGAAGATTTTCTGTTGACTCGAAAAACAGGCTATTGCGAGCACTACGCGACGGCCATGGTGGTATTGCTACGTACAGTAGGCATTCCGGCACGATTGGTGACGGGATTCCTCGCCACGGAGTGGAATGAATTCGGCGGCTACTATACGGTGCGACAGCGGGACGCCCACGCCTGGGTGGAAGTGTATTTTCCTCAATCAGGCTGGATCACGATCGACCCCACCCCGCCGGCACCTGGTGCTGTCGGCCCGACTTGGTGGCATACGGCGGCCGGTGCCATGGATTCCATGCGGCTCAAATGGGACCGGCTGTTCGTCCACTATAGCGCACACGATCAGTTCACGGTCGTTCAGGGCATTCGGGAGAGCGGAGAGGCTGTACGGGCGGGACTTTCTGAAACGATGATCGCCCTGGCGGCACAGGCTGTGGCCATAATCGGTCGAACGGGTACCGCCCTGACCCCGGCCGACCTTCCACGCCACGCCGCGATAATTCTCCTGATCCTCGCCGCGTCCTATGCGGGCGTCACACTCGTGCGACAGTACCAGAGCAGAGGCACACCGCCGAGCAGATTCTCGGCTCAGCAACACGCGGTCATCATGCTCTACACAGACATGGTCCAGTGTTGCGCCCGGCAGGGACTCACCAAATCAGCCAGCACTACGCCACAGGAGTTCGTGCACAACATTCAGGAGCGATGGAGCGAGGCCTGGCCGCTCGTTGAGTCCGTGACGCAACTCTATGCGCGAGTGCGATTCGGCGAGGCGGAGCTTACTGCCGCCGAAATCGCGAGTGCGGAACAGGATCTACACCATCTCCGCTCGCTCG
- a CDS encoding ABC transporter ATP-binding protein: MRDTMIDVQHVTMQLEAGGQLVTILDDVTLDIPDKQTVAIVGPSGSGKSTLLGLIAGLDRPTSGTIRLNGVEITGLGEKAMARLRLASVGYIFQSFHLIPTLTAVENVSIPLELAGDPRSRERACELLEAVGLGHRMSHYPVQLSGGEQQRVAVARAFACRPPILLADEPTGNLDSATGRQVIELIMALHRDAGTTLVLVTHDPQLAATMERVITIRDGRIASDHLMDRHQHEPDLLS, translated from the coding sequence ATGAGAGACACGATGATTGACGTTCAACATGTAACGATGCAACTCGAGGCCGGTGGGCAGCTGGTCACGATATTGGACGATGTCACGCTGGATATTCCCGACAAGCAGACGGTTGCGATTGTCGGCCCGTCCGGGAGTGGCAAGTCGACGCTGCTGGGGTTGATCGCGGGACTCGACCGCCCGACCTCCGGGACGATCCGGCTCAACGGCGTTGAAATCACAGGACTCGGAGAGAAGGCGATGGCTCGTCTGCGTCTCGCGAGTGTGGGATATATCTTTCAGTCATTCCATCTCATCCCGACGCTCACCGCGGTGGAAAATGTGTCGATCCCTCTCGAACTCGCCGGAGATCCGCGCAGTCGTGAGCGGGCATGCGAATTGTTGGAGGCTGTCGGGTTAGGGCACCGCATGTCGCATTACCCGGTGCAGCTGTCGGGAGGCGAACAGCAGCGTGTGGCCGTTGCGCGAGCGTTTGCCTGTCGGCCACCGATTCTGCTGGCAGATGAACCGACCGGGAATCTGGATTCCGCGACAGGCCGGCAGGTCATTGAATTAATCATGGCGTTGCACCGCGATGCGGGCACGACACTGGTCTTGGTCACCCACGATCCCCAGCTGGCTGCCACGATGGAGCGGGTCATTACCATTCGGGACGGCCGGATCGCGTCCGACCACTTGATGGACAGGCATCAACACGAGCCTGATCTTCTCTCATGA
- a CDS encoding DUF58 domain-containing protein encodes MTWLRNRDVGRTDIGQDMHATMQPATDKAPRTLRALLHRLSHHRAIRVTTEGTRFLLLTLAVGIAAVNTGNNLFYLLLAMMLSLIVLSGLLSEQCVRRLEFHRHLPDSLFVNQPAVTTLWIANQKTHVPSVSLRILDVVAGQDHDRGIHLTHLAPGASTLRSYPLLARRRGRYHLEGIRVSTPFPFGLFQKKAFYPCEATLLVCPAIIPLPPLRLQELHSIGQEQALSRRGPGTSLYNLREFRPGDDSRTIHWLTTARTAKLMVKETEAEDQHMVTVALPTVCPDHDDCTFERALSVAASLIDYYVKDGMRIRLILGDQYHLVADGEDHVRDLFHALALCERRPVAASASVYQAMALGLADAAEDPIIWLSPWTDAAGVEALPTVDLMVTPYTHKDLFDAAGSGLPA; translated from the coding sequence GTGACCTGGCTACGAAACCGGGATGTGGGCCGGACGGACATCGGCCAGGACATGCATGCCACGATGCAACCCGCCACCGACAAGGCGCCCCGAACTCTCCGCGCTCTGCTCCATCGCCTCTCCCACCATCGCGCGATTCGCGTGACAACGGAGGGCACTCGCTTTCTTCTCTTGACCCTCGCTGTCGGTATTGCCGCCGTCAATACGGGTAACAATCTGTTCTATCTTCTGCTCGCGATGATGCTGAGCCTGATTGTGTTGTCCGGGCTCTTGTCGGAACAGTGCGTCCGCCGCTTGGAGTTCCATCGCCATCTGCCGGACTCGCTGTTCGTGAACCAACCGGCCGTCACAACCCTCTGGATTGCCAATCAGAAAACGCATGTTCCCAGCGTCTCGCTACGAATCCTCGATGTCGTGGCCGGGCAGGATCACGATCGCGGCATTCACCTCACCCACCTTGCACCAGGAGCCTCAACGCTCCGCTCATACCCGCTCCTTGCCCGTCGGCGCGGGCGATACCACCTCGAGGGCATCCGCGTGAGCACCCCGTTTCCGTTCGGCCTGTTTCAGAAAAAAGCCTTCTATCCCTGCGAGGCAACGCTGCTGGTCTGTCCCGCCATCATTCCCTTACCCCCACTGCGGCTCCAAGAGTTGCACTCGATCGGCCAGGAACAGGCCCTGTCGCGACGCGGGCCCGGCACGTCCCTGTACAATCTCAGAGAATTTCGGCCTGGCGACGATTCCCGCACCATTCACTGGCTCACGACCGCGAGGACCGCTAAACTCATGGTCAAGGAGACCGAGGCCGAAGACCAGCACATGGTCACAGTCGCCCTGCCCACCGTTTGTCCGGACCACGACGATTGCACCTTCGAGCGCGCACTATCTGTCGCCGCCTCGTTGATCGACTACTACGTGAAGGACGGGATGCGTATCCGGCTAATCCTGGGTGATCAGTACCATCTCGTGGCGGATGGAGAAGACCACGTGCGCGACCTCTTCCACGCACTGGCACTCTGCGAACGACGTCCCGTGGCTGCCAGCGCCTCTGTGTACCAAGCCATGGCACTTGGGTTGGCCGACGCGGCGGAAGACCCGATCATCTGGCTCTCCCCTTGGACAGACGCAGCCGGCGTCGAAGCCCTTCCAACCGTCGATTTGATGGTCACGCCCTACACCCACAAGGATCTCTTTGATGCCGCTGGATCAGGCCTTCCGGCTTAG
- a CDS encoding MoxR family ATPase — MLVASTPIVNSSQSINLLQDNIAQVIKGKSRVIELAVVCLLARGHLLIEDVPGVGKTTLAHSLARSLDCSFKRIQFTSDLLPSDIVGISVFNRQKQSFEFIPGPLFAHIVLADEINRTTPKTQSSLLEAMSEAQISVDNHTYPLHQPFMVIATQNPAEYHGTFPLPESQLDRFLMRLRIGYPTPDEERKVLERPQSLHPAEDLQPVLTAQHILDLQAQVEKVRMEDSLMEYLLAIVQATRQTEVLSLGVSTRGALALTKAAKALALVRNRTYCLPEDIKELAPAVLSHRVMLSRTQGARAKSVEQAEGVIRDLLDSVPVPV, encoded by the coding sequence ATCCTCGTCGCCAGCACCCCAATCGTGAATTCTTCTCAATCTATCAATCTGTTACAGGACAATATCGCGCAGGTAATCAAGGGCAAGTCGCGCGTCATTGAACTCGCGGTAGTCTGCCTGCTGGCCCGCGGGCATCTACTCATTGAAGATGTGCCCGGCGTCGGGAAGACCACCCTGGCGCACAGCCTGGCGCGCTCCCTCGATTGCTCCTTCAAACGGATCCAGTTCACCAGCGACCTCTTGCCGTCCGATATCGTCGGCATTTCCGTGTTCAATCGCCAGAAACAATCCTTTGAGTTCATCCCGGGCCCGCTGTTCGCCCACATCGTACTGGCTGACGAAATCAACCGCACCACCCCGAAAACGCAAAGCAGCCTGCTGGAGGCGATGAGCGAAGCGCAGATTTCCGTGGACAATCACACGTACCCGCTGCACCAGCCGTTTATGGTCATCGCCACGCAAAACCCGGCGGAGTATCACGGCACGTTCCCGCTTCCGGAATCTCAATTGGATCGATTCCTCATGCGGCTTCGCATCGGCTATCCCACGCCGGATGAGGAACGAAAGGTCTTGGAGCGGCCACAATCGCTGCATCCCGCTGAGGACTTGCAACCCGTCCTGACCGCTCAACATATTCTCGACCTCCAAGCCCAGGTCGAAAAAGTCCGGATGGAAGACAGCTTGATGGAATACCTGCTGGCAATCGTGCAGGCGACGAGACAGACGGAAGTTCTTTCCCTGGGAGTCAGCACGCGAGGCGCGCTCGCACTGACCAAGGCGGCAAAAGCACTTGCCCTGGTGCGAAACCGCACCTATTGCTTGCCGGAGGACATTAAAGAACTCGCGCCGGCTGTCCTCTCACACCGGGTCATGTTATCCCGCACCCAAGGCGCCCGGGCGAAAAGCGTCGAACAGGCTGAAGGCGTCATTCGCGATCTGCTCGACAGCGTTCCGGTTCCTGTGTGA